A window of Bacillus thermozeamaize genomic DNA:
TGCTATTCCTTGCCGTCGTCCTGGGGTATTCCATCTATCTGGCGACGCAGAACATCAATCTGGTCAAACCGAACAGCTGGTACGTCGGGTTGGACAATTTTAAGGAACTGTGGCATGACAGCCGCGCTTGGAGTAGCTTGAGAAAAACATTCCAATTTTCGATTGCGGCGACCGCCATTGAAATGCTGCTCGGTTTGGGATTGGCGCTGTATCTGAACCGAAACTTTCCGGGCCGCAATTTGGTGCGCGCCATCATTCTCATCCCGATGATCATGACACCCGTGGTCGCCGGGCTGATTTGGCGGGTCTTTTACGACCCGAACAACGGGATTATCAACTACTATTTGGGCGTGCTCGGCCTCCCGACCCCGGATTGGCTGGGAAGTACAAAGACGGCCATGTTGTCGGTCATCATCGCCGACGTCTGGCAGTGGACGCCGTTCGTGTTCCTGGTGATCGCCGCGTCTCTCGACGCCATGCCGAGCGATCCCATCGAGGCGGCAAGCGTGGACGGCGCCAACAAATTTCAGATTTTCTGGCACATTACACTGCCGATGCTGAAACCGGTTTTGGTGATCGCATTTTTGTTCCGGTTCATCGACAGCATCAAACAGTTCGACCTGATCTATGTCATGACGCGCGGCGGTCCGTCGATGGCGACGGAAACGATGAACATGTATGCGTATACGCAAGGTTTCAACAACTTCAATATCAGCTATGCCGCGGCGATCAATTTGGCGATATCCGTTTTGCTGATCGTAGGCGTCGGAATCTTCTTTGTTCTCGTTTCCCGCAGGCAAACCGGACGGTAAGGGGAGGAACGTTATGCGCAACAAATTGAAATGGACGATGTTCTACCTCGGCGTGTTCGTGATTGCGGCGGTTTTCGTCGTTCCCCTTCTGTGGCTGGTGTCGACATCGTTCAAAAACTATATCGACGCCTTCGCGCTGCCTCCGAAACTGATTTTTACGCCGACGCTGGAGAATTATACGGACGTCCTGCGGCGTTCCGACTTTATGCGGGCGTTGATGAACAGTGTGGTGATTTCCACTTCGTCCACGCTGCTCGCCGTGGCGCTTGGGGCGCTAAGCGCGTATGCACTGGTGTTTTTGGAACTGCGGCGAAAAACGGCGATTTCCACGTTTTTTCTGAGCGCGCGGATTATTCCGCCCGTACTCATGGTGCTTCCGATTTACTTTCTCGCGGTCAAGCTCGGCATGACCGATTCCTACACGGTGCTCATCCTGTTTTATACGATGATTAATCTGCCGTTTGTCATCATGATGCTGCGAACGTTCTTCCTGGATATTCCGAATGAAATTCGTGAAGCGGCCATTATCGACGGCTGTTCGGAGATGCGGGTCTTTCTGCAGACGGTTTTGCCGCTCGCCCGCGGCGGGATCGCCGCCACCTTCGTTTTGTCCATGTTGCTCACATGGAACGAGTTTTTCATCGCGCTGATCTTGAGCGGCAAGTCGACGCAGACGCTGCCGGTGCTGATCACGTCGTTCATGACGTTCCAGGGAACCGAATGGGGCTCCCTGAGCGCAGCCGGCACGATGATCATGCTTCCCATGCTCATCTTCGGCCTCCTCGTGCAGAAAAACCTGGTCCGAGGCATGACGATGGGCGCCGTGAAGTGAGGATGTTCGCGATGTCGCCGTTCGGAACGATTACGGGTAAGACTCTCCCGCTGACAAGATGCGTCAGCTAGGAGAGTCTTGTTTTTTTTATGCATGGCCGCACGGCGAATCCCGCGTTTCCGACCGCTTGTTAGAGTAAAATTTGCGTGGGGGTAAAGTCTGGAAAAAGCGAACATAGAAAAAGAGCTTCTCCCTTGGTAAAGTGAATTTGCTGAAACACGCACCAAGAGGAGGAAGCTCCTGTGCAGCACTTTACCACAATCAT
This region includes:
- a CDS encoding sugar ABC transporter permease, which gives rise to MRNKLKWTMFYLGVFVIAAVFVVPLLWLVSTSFKNYIDAFALPPKLIFTPTLENYTDVLRRSDFMRALMNSVVISTSSTLLAVALGALSAYALVFLELRRKTAISTFFLSARIIPPVLMVLPIYFLAVKLGMTDSYTVLILFYTMINLPFVIMMLRTFFLDIPNEIREAAIIDGCSEMRVFLQTVLPLARGGIAATFVLSMLLTWNEFFIALILSGKSTQTLPVLITSFMTFQGTEWGSLSAAGTMIMLPMLIFGLLVQKNLVRGMTMGAVK